The Candidatus Sysuiplasma acidicola genome includes a window with the following:
- a CDS encoding molybdopterin molybdotransferase MoeA encodes MRWNYRTLEEAIRTVEKRTKLSLRMELCDIDSACGRVLARTVRAGVSVPPWNRSAVDGYAVRSADLNKRGTKTLRLDGSVHAGEVSGIKVRKGGCVAIATGAPVPDGADAVVMMEFAEVRGDSVAISGDVEKWENISRMGVDIVKGSVAAEKGKRLTAGMIGSLASQGIRDVPVMKRPEVAIIPGGDEIAPHGSEARQGQIYDVNSHVVAAVVSDAGGTPSIHDPVGDTPGDVDSALSWGLKKDICVFVSGSSVGERDLTASAIAGSGRLLFHGVRMRPGRPTMFGIVDGKPVFGLPGYPVSSFVGAHLLLRRCIMRMTGEHPSNNNVVRTAYRGRESAAPGFMSIIPVRVTANGAYPVFKESGAITSIAAASGLVMLGAGKRIRNGQVVEVRLL; translated from the coding sequence ATGAGATGGAATTACCGTACGCTGGAAGAAGCAATCAGGACAGTTGAAAAGAGAACAAAACTATCCCTCAGGATGGAGTTGTGCGACATAGACTCGGCATGTGGAAGGGTGCTGGCCAGAACTGTAAGAGCAGGCGTCAGCGTACCTCCCTGGAACAGATCGGCGGTTGACGGCTATGCAGTCAGGAGCGCAGATTTGAACAAACGGGGCACGAAAACACTCAGGCTGGATGGAAGTGTACATGCAGGCGAGGTTTCAGGCATAAAAGTGAGGAAAGGAGGTTGTGTGGCTATTGCCACCGGAGCGCCGGTACCCGACGGAGCAGATGCTGTTGTAATGATGGAATTTGCGGAAGTCCGTGGAGACAGCGTTGCAATCTCAGGCGACGTGGAGAAGTGGGAGAACATATCCAGAATGGGCGTGGATATTGTCAAGGGAAGCGTAGCGGCGGAAAAGGGAAAACGCCTCACTGCCGGCATGATCGGCAGTCTGGCTTCACAGGGTATCAGGGATGTCCCTGTGATGAAGAGACCCGAAGTTGCGATTATTCCCGGTGGCGACGAGATTGCACCCCACGGAAGTGAGGCCAGACAGGGGCAGATCTATGATGTCAATTCCCATGTTGTAGCGGCAGTTGTTTCGGATGCAGGCGGCACACCATCAATTCACGATCCGGTAGGCGACACACCCGGAGACGTTGACAGTGCGCTTTCATGGGGACTGAAAAAGGATATCTGTGTATTTGTTTCCGGAAGTTCGGTTGGTGAGCGTGATCTGACGGCGTCCGCGATAGCAGGCAGTGGCAGACTGCTCTTTCACGGTGTCAGAATGAGACCGGGACGTCCAACTATGTTCGGTATTGTGGACGGGAAGCCCGTATTCGGGCTGCCCGGTTATCCTGTTTCCTCATTTGTCGGAGCGCACCTGCTGCTGAGGAGATGCATCATGCGCATGACCGGGGAGCATCCTTCGAATAACAATGTTGTCAGAACAGCATACCGTGGAAGAGAGAGTGCTGCACCTGGATTCATGAGTATCATTCCGGTACGAGTGACAGCGAACGGCGCTTATCCTGTTTTCAAAGAATCCGGGGCGATAACCAGCATAGCAGCGGCATCCGGACTCGTAATGCTTGGCGCAGGGAAGAGAATAAGAAACGGGCAGGTTGTCGAAGTCCGTCTTCTCTGA
- a CDS encoding molybdenum cofactor biosynthesis protein MoaB — protein MSVGEHRKTSPVSASFCVVTVSDSRTVSDDASGDAIVRAIEASGHSVLRRIIVKDDAQMLNRVFDEMIGTGTNAIIFSGGTGITARDVTYETIAPRLDRRIDGFGELFRHLSYEEVGSAAMMSRAFGGVTAGTLVFCLPGSPEGALLAMEKLILPEIGHLVREAKR, from the coding sequence ATGAGCGTCGGTGAGCACAGAAAGACATCGCCTGTTTCGGCATCATTCTGCGTTGTCACTGTCAGCGACAGCAGGACCGTCTCGGATGATGCCTCAGGTGATGCAATCGTGCGCGCCATTGAAGCTTCGGGGCATTCAGTCCTGCGCAGAATTATAGTAAAGGATGATGCGCAGATGCTAAACAGGGTATTCGACGAGATGATTGGCACAGGCACGAATGCGATCATATTCAGTGGAGGAACGGGAATAACAGCCAGGGACGTGACATATGAAACAATTGCACCCCGTCTGGACAGGAGAATAGACGGTTTCGGCGAACTGTTCAGGCACCTCAGCTACGAGGAAGTTGGAAGCGCTGCGATGATGAGCAGAGCCTTCGGGGGCGTTACGGCGGGAACACTGGTATTCTGCCTGCCGGGTTCGCCGGAAGGAGCTTTGCTCGCAATGGAAAAATTAATTCTTCCGGAAATCGGGCATCTGGTCAGGGAAGCGAAGAGATGA
- the moaC gene encoding cyclic pyranopterin monophosphate synthase MoaC: protein MAIRRVAEEGISETEMIDISEKAVVPRKAVAEGTIRLTRRSMMLLKRGAGKKGNPFPAAEIAGVGAAKKTHELIPLCHNIPLDYVRVRLRAGTDTVTARCEVAAHWKTGVEMEALTGVSVALLTVWDMVKSSEKDASGQYPVTSIAEIRVLNKYRGR, encoded by the coding sequence ATGGCAATCAGAAGAGTTGCAGAGGAAGGAATCTCGGAAACAGAAATGATAGACATTTCGGAAAAAGCCGTAGTGCCGAGAAAAGCAGTTGCGGAAGGCACGATCCGTCTTACCAGACGGAGCATGATGCTGTTGAAGAGAGGCGCAGGAAAGAAAGGTAATCCTTTTCCTGCTGCCGAAATTGCCGGAGTGGGAGCGGCCAAGAAGACGCACGAACTCATTCCGCTCTGTCATAACATACCGCTCGATTACGTGCGCGTACGACTCAGGGCCGGAACCGATACTGTTACTGCGAGATGCGAAGTTGCCGCACACTGGAAAACAGGTGTGGAAATGGAAGCGTTGACCGGGGTCTCCGTTGCGCTGCTGACAGTCTGGGATATGGTGAAATCAAGCGAAAAAGACGCATCCGGGCAGTACCCTGTTACGTCAATTGCGGAAATAAGGGTGCTGAACAAGTACAGGGGTCGGTAG
- a CDS encoding molybdenum cofactor biosynthesis protein MoaE, with the protein MFVEIRASQISEADALEKLDKSGCGSTVTFSGIVRPTEGGRTISSLHYEHYPGMAERMITVIAADVMKKFDIRDAVVIHRTGDVPAGDISVSVAVSSERRKDGFRACEEIIDRLKTTVPIWKKDIGEVTRWQSEELQRKESRKQK; encoded by the coding sequence ATGTTTGTAGAAATAAGAGCATCTCAGATTTCAGAGGCGGATGCTCTGGAAAAGCTTGACAAAAGCGGATGTGGTTCAACTGTGACATTTTCTGGGATAGTAAGGCCTACAGAAGGAGGTAGGACAATCTCTTCGCTTCATTACGAGCATTATCCAGGAATGGCCGAACGGATGATTACTGTAATTGCTGCAGATGTTATGAAGAAATTCGATATCAGAGATGCAGTTGTGATACACAGGACAGGAGACGTCCCGGCAGGAGATATCAGCGTCTCCGTGGCCGTTTCGTCGGAGAGGAGGAAGGACGGCTTCCGGGCCTGCGAGGAGATAATAGACAGGCTGAAGACGACGGTTCCCATCTGGAAAAAGGACATAGGAGAAGTGACTCGATGGCAATCAGAAGAGTTGCAGAGGAAGGAATCTCGGAAACAGAAATGA